In the Hordeum vulgare subsp. vulgare chromosome 7H, MorexV3_pseudomolecules_assembly, whole genome shotgun sequence genome, one interval contains:
- the LOC123410962 gene encoding laccase-4-like, giving the protein MAMAISSGIPAPCSLLVTTLLLLIVQAQSVTRHYNFNVQMANVTRLCGSKSIVTVNGEYPGPALVAREGDRVVVRVTNRVAHNVTLHWHGIRQLRSGWADGPAYVTQCPIQTGQSYAYDFTVTGQRGTLWWHAHISWLRATVYGAIVVLPKHGVPYPFPAPHKEVPVIFGEWWRADTEAVVRQALRTGGAPNVSDAFTINGLPGPLYNCSAKDTFKLKVEPGKTYMLRLINAALNDELFFSVANHTLTVVEVDAVYVKPFTVKTLIISPGQTTNVLLTAKPLYPRANFYMSAAPYSTIRPGTFDNTTVAGILEYQKPGNPSAPSFDKDLPLFKPALPRFNDTGFVTNFTSKLRSLATPAAVPRSVDRRFFFTVGLGTLPCPTNTTCQGPTNKTQFAAAMNNVSLVLPSTALLQSHFTGTSRGVYGSNFPVTPLLKFNYTGAPPNNTNVAKGTKLLVLPFNASVELVMQDTSILGFESHPLHLHGFNFFVVGQGFGNYDAVNDPAKFNLVDPVERNTVGVPAGGWVAIRFLADNPGVWFMHCHLEVHTTWGLRMAWLVLDGSLPNQKLPPPPADLPKC; this is encoded by the exons ATGGCCATGGCTATCTCCTCCGGCATTCCAGCTCCGTGCTCTCTCCTCGTGACAACTCTGCTGCTGCTCATCGTCCAAGCGCAGAGCGTCACCAGACACTACAATTTCAAC GTGCAAATGGCGAACGTGACGAGGCTGTGCGGCAGCAAGAGCATCGTGACGGTGAACGGCGAGTACCCCGGGCCGGCGCTGGTGGCGAGGGAAGGCGACCGCGTCGTCGTCCGCGTCACCAACCGCGTCGCGCACAACGTGACGCTGCACTGGCACGGCATCCGGCAGCTGCGGAGCGGCTGGGCCGACGGTCCGGCGTACGTGACCCAGTGCCCCATCCAGACCGGCCAGAGCTACGCCTACGACTTCACCGTCACCGGGCAGCGCGGCACGCTGTGGTGGCACGCGCACATCTCCTGGCTGCGCGCCACCGTCtacggcgccatcgtcgtcctcCCCAAGCACGGCGTGCCTTACCCGTTCCCCGCGCCGCACAAGGAGGTCCCGGTCATCTTCGGCGAGTGGTGGCGGGCCGACACGGAGGCGGTGGTCAGGCAGGCGCTCCGGACGGGCGGGGCACCCAACGTCTCCGACGCTTTCACCATCAACGGGCTCCCTGGTCCGCTCTACAACTGCTCTGCCAAAG ACACCTTCAAACTAAAGGTGGAGCCCGGGAAAACGTACATGTTGCGCCTCATCAACGCCGCGCTCAACGACGAGCTCTTCTTCTCCGTAGCCAATCACACGCTCACCGTCGTCGAGGTCGACGCCGTCTACGTCAAGCCTTTCACCGTCAAGACCCTGATCATCTCTCCGGGCCAGACCACCAATGTACTCCTCACCGCCAAGCCGTTGTACCCCAGGGCCAACTTCTACATGTCCGCCGCGCCCTACTCCACCATCAGGCCCGGCACCTTCGACAACACCACCGTCGCCGGCATTCTCGAGTACCAAAAGCCGGGCAACCCCTCCGCGCCAAGCTTTGACAAGGACCTGCCATTGTTCAAGCCGGCTCTGCCGCGGTTCAACGACACCGGCTTCGTCACCAACTTCACCTCCAAGCTCCGCAGCCTCGCCACGCCGGCGGCCGTGCCACGGTCGGTGGACAGGCGGTTCTTCTTCACGGTCGGGCTGGGCACGCTCCCGTGCCCCACGAACACGACGTGCCAGGGGCCGACCAACAAGACGCAGTTCGCGGCGGCCATGAACAACGTCTCCCTGGTGCTCCCTTCCACGGCGCTCCTCCAGTCGCACTTCACCGGCACGTCCCGGGGCGTCTACGGGTCCAACTTCCCGGTCACGCCGCTCCTGAAGTTCAACTACACGGGGGCGCCGCCGAACAACACGAACGTGGCCAAGGGGACCAAGCTCCTCGTGCTGCCGTTCAACGCGTCGGTGGAGCTGGTGATGCAGGACACGAGCATCCTCGGCTTCGAGAGCCACCCCCTGCACCTGCACGGCTTCAACTTCTTCGTGGTCGGGCAAGGGTTTGGCAACTACGACGCCGTGAACGACCCCGCCAAGTTCAACCTCGTCGACCCCGTAGAGCGGAACACGGTTGGGGTGCCGGCCGGCGGGTGGGTGGCCATTCGCTTCCTCGCCGATAACCCAG GTGTATGGTTCATGCATTGTCATTTGGAGGTGCACACGACGTGGGGATTGAGAATGGCATGGCTGGTGCTTGACGGAAGCCTTCCCAACCAGAAGTTGCCGCCCCCACCGGCCGATCTCCCGAAATGCTAG